The sequence gatttttaattatttcaaaaagataAGCATTCACGATCGAGTAAAAGAAAGTCTTCTACACGATTCCTTGAGAGATAAAATGATCGAGTAAtatagtctatgcgatagacttgatcGTCTATACGACGACTTTGTTCCCTTCTCGATCATCTTCCTCCTCTAACTCCAAACTTCTCTTTAACTaaaattagccagagcccatcactcatggattctcacaccgagagtACCAAGGTAatcaagtggtagtgtcccttCTGGCTCGAGTTTACTCTTGCTGTTTGCTGCTATTCATTTAAgtttttgagtcattcgtgaagaagcttcagaTGCAAGAGTTGCAGTTTGCTTCGATGGAGAAAACGAAACAGTGGTTGCATCGTGTAGCttaagctagacgatcgtttagatttggctatgtgTTCTTGTAGAATTGTTTTGCGCGATCATTagaatttgctaaacgattgtatagctaatgctacgtgatcgtgtaaagtgtttactcgatCATGTTGTGTTGCTGCATGATCACATAGACGCTCGAGGGTAAATGATCGCGCGGTATTTGATACTCGACGCAAGGCatgcacactaaacgatcgtgtaggctatCATGCTCACCGCGTAGTCATTATCTACACAATCGaatagtatatgatactcgatgcttgctactcaatcgtgtagattatcatgttcatcgcatagttgttaactacacgatcgcatgacaTGCATTACTCAAAGTGCACTGCACGATCACATGgtctttcatgctcatcgcattcTTAAGCTACgcgatcgttgctacacgatcatttatactCGACGCTCGTTGCTCGACGATCAGAgaatttgctacacgatcaagtgacgaggcttcaaggcggacggttcaagacccggttcacctgttcaAACCGGTTGACTCaaatttttgtaatagtttagcatcttcttttttaaaaaaaatgaaaaaatcacTTGGTTAGCAAATGAAACCTACATTTCTTAATTTTGTattgacattttcttttaaaaaatcactTGTCTACtcaatataaattaaaagtttaggttTTCATTAAACATAAGATTCAATACTATATCTAACATATTAATcatcaatttattttttgttttaaacaattaaatatatcataaacccattaaatataaaattgaaaatttaaggacttATTAGacagaaaatttaaattttataaaattattggacacaaattttaaagttcaagaaccTGTGATTCTTAGATACTTTTGAAGGTTtatggacaaaaaaaaaaaaaaaaaaaaaaaaaaaaaaaaaaaaacgagtaTAAAAGTTTTGAGACTAAACTTGTAATAACATCCATCTTTTTTCTTGATCTTGAGAAGAGTTTCAATTATgcataaatttaaaactaaacctttttttttctttggaatTATGAGAACTCTACCTCAGTACTTCTTGGTGTTTTTGAGGGCAAcgtttttttagtataataaggTAGGGGATTCGAATTACAAACTTTTCGATCGCTAATGCATCTATAAACCAGTTGAACTATGCTCGTTTTGATAAATCGTTGGTCTTAAATGGAGTTTTCTCTtctataaaaaaacataaataaaataaaattttgatatttttttttaataaaaaggaCATAAAAACTTTCACACTTTATACTATGcaatttaacaaattttaataaaaaccaGAGTCCAAAATAATCACGGGAATAGCAGAgaagattaattaataataataacacacgtatagaaaaagagaaagagaaaggcACGTGCTTTTCACGTGTGATTTCCTGAGAAAACGTGTAAAGAAGCAATCTCAATCCTTCGTCGTACACAAGAACTCCGTGAATTTCTGGGTAGCATTTTCCGGCAAGCAAATGCAGACAAGCATTGAGCCGTTCGATTCCGTCGTCCCTTCCGGCAAGAATACACAAACCTGCGGCGTCGGAGATAGATCAATCGGACCTGCATACACCGGTCTTCCCCACCCAAAATCCGCGGATTCATAAATCGAAAACCTAGTCCACTGCGTTATCGTCAATTTCCCCCCAAATTCCAATCTCCTCGGCCTATCCACCTCAATGTAATCCACCGTCGATTTCACATACTCCTCCGACACTCCATTCCTCGCCTCACGGACCAATCGGGTCGTCTTCGAAAGACCGTCATTAACGAGCTCCGATACGGTGCTCGTGACGCAGGCGAGACAGAGTACATTGCCGTAGAACCCGTTTTTCAATGGGGGGTTTTTGAGTTTCTGCCGAGCATTGACGGAAAACGTAAGACGGAGTGTGTAATCCACTGGTTTTACATTTAGGGCTTTTACCCATGACCTCCAAACATGGGCAGCCATGGCGTCGAAGGTCGAGCAGGCCGACATGTCATCTGGTTGGGCATTAGATTTTAACCAGAGTTGGAACTCGCGGCTGATTCGGTAACATCTCTGAACGGGTTTTGATTGCCAGAGAGTCGTCGTCAAGGTCGAGACATCGTCGATTTTCATGAAC comes from Benincasa hispida cultivar B227 chromosome 2, ASM972705v1, whole genome shotgun sequence and encodes:
- the LOC120071842 gene encoding omega-hydroxypalmitate O-feruloyl transferase translates to MAPSWVQELRIPPMDIPVTIDRMVPIMPAGPIPTADGDSLYLSNLDNVVGARVFTPTVYFYQMDSFNSGEKPVMKVLREALSLVLIPYYPFSGRLRDTKNGKMEVFFGSEQGALMVEAHSEITLNSLGNITVPNPSWEPLIFKFPNEEPYKVLEMPLLIAQVTLFKCGGFSLGLRLCHCICDGLGAMQFLSAWAATAKSGKLITNPHPCWDREFFKPREPPIVKYPHVEFMKIDDVSTLTTTLWQSKPVQRCYRISREFQLWLKSNAQPDDMSACSTFDAMAAHVWRSWVKALNVKPVDYTLRLTFSVNARQKLKNPPLKNGFYGNVLCLACVTSTVSELVNDGLSKTTRLVREARNGVSEEYVKSTVDYIEVDRPRRLEFGGKLTITQWTRFSIYESADFGWGRPVYAGPIDLSPTPQVCVFLPEGTTESNGSMLVCICLPENATQKFTEFLCTTKD